The following is a genomic window from Paenibacillus sp. FSL R5-0766.
TAACTCTTTCATTGAAAATGCAATCGAGACATCGCTGTTACGCATCGGTTTGATATATGCGAAGAATACCAGCATGGCTGCAGCAATACCTATAAGCAGGGATAGTATTAGACCGGACATGGCACTTAATGAACTATAACGTGTCAGCAAAATACCTGCTCCACCAAAGGTTGTAATGGAACCAGCTAACACAACGGGTTTGAAAAAATCAAGGCCTGGCATTTCAAAAGCTCCGTCCAGCAAGCCATCAATCAAGTCACCCAGCACAAGGCTGACAACCGCAAATATCGCCCCTCCGATTAGACACCCCCAATACATTGTTTCCATCCCCTGTTCCTCCTCTCTCTGCCGCAAATTCATCCTAACTGAGCATTCCACATGTAAATAAATACGTAGCTACCATCAAAATGTTTCAAAATCTTTCCTCAAATGTATTCTGGAGCCGATAATGGGTATTATCACAACATTCTGTTCTCCTTGCTTCATGTTCCTCCATTATTCTCGTGCAGAGCCGAATACACGAAAAAACCGCAAGCCCCCATGAAGGAGACTTGCGGTTATTGGACAACAGAATGTGTCCTTTCACTTTGCAGTGATTATAGAATTACAGAGAAGCCTTGTAGATGGATACAACATCTTCCCGTTGCAGTTTCTTGAAGTTACCGAATGGACCAAACAGCATCGCTTTGTCAGCCATTACGTCGATCTGGCTGTCATCGATGTCGTAATCTGCCAAACGGTTAGGTGCACCAATGGATGTCCAGAATTTGCTGAGTGCATCGATACCTTCTTCAGCAATCTGTCTGTCCGACTTGCCTTCAGGGTTCACTTCGAATACATTAATTGCCAGACGTTTGAATCGATCCTCATTCACATCCAGGTTATGTTTCATCCAGTGTGGGAACAAGATCGCAAGTCCACCACCGTGTGGGATATCATACACTGCGGATACCGCATGTTCAATATTATGTGTTGCCCAGTCGCCTGCGAGACCCATATTCAGCACGCCATTCAGTGCCATTGTTCCGCAATACAGAATGGTTTCGCGCAGTTCATAGTTCTCCAGATCTTCAACCAGACGAGGCGCTGCTTCCATGACGGTACGCAGAATCGTCTCACAGAAGCCGAGTTGAACCGGTGTGTTGGCGTCCAGATGGAAGTAATGCTCCAATACGTGAGACATCATATCCACCATCCCGTATACCGTTTGGTCCAGTGGAACAGTGTATGTATTCACTGGATCCAGGATAGAGAATGCAGGGAATGAGTATGCGCTGCCCCAGCCCAATTTTTCTTGAGTATCCTGATTCGTAATAACCGAACCGGAGTTCATCTCCGAACCAGTTGCTGCCATCGTCAATACCGTACCGAGTGGAAGTGCATCCTGTGCAACGGCTTTGCGCTGAGCAAAATCCCACATATCGCCATCATATTTGGCACCTACAGCAATGGCCTTGGAGCAGTCCAGTACACTTCCGCCACCTACAGCGAGGATCAGGTCGATGTTATTTGTTTTGCAGAGGTCTACCCCTTTATGCACCGTAGAAAGACGCGGGTTGGGTTCCACACCAGCCAGTTCAGTCACTTCTGCTCCAGCTTCCTTAAGCAAACCGATCACTTGATCGTACAGCCCACTGCGTTTGATACTGCCGCCACCATATACAAGCAGAACCCGTTTACCGTATTTCGGCACTTCTGTTTTCAATGCTTCCAGTTGTCCTTTGCCAAAAATCAGCCGGGTTGGATTATAGAATTGGAAAGATCTCATATCTATTGTCGCCTCCAATGGAGTTTAGAATTTTTAGTGCAACTCCAATTATAGTACCCTGTTTATAGAAAAACAAATCGATAGTCACTCACTTTATAACAACCCGTTAATCTCCAAATGGGCTCGAAACATCTCGCTCGTTGAAGGCAAATCTTCAGCATCCACCCATGTTTCTGAGGCCCATAATCCAGCCTGTTTGAATGCCCGCGGACAATGGATAAAACACTCTTCCACATCTACAATGACAGCCGCACCTATGGTTTTACCACTCCAGCCCATACTGGCGATGAATTCCTCATCCTTGGTAATGGATGCTGTACCATTTATACGCAGCACTTCATTCATACCCGGAATCAAAAAGAGCATACCAATACCAGGGTTCGATAACATGTTCAACAACGAGTCTATACGCCGATTGCCTGGGCGTTCGGGATAGACGAGCCGGTATGTATCATAGACTTTCACAAATCCCGCTCCATCGCCCCGTGGTGATACATCGCTATTTCCATCACGATCGGAGGTTGAGAGGAAAAACAATGGTGACATGGATATAAAGTTCTGAACATGTGAATCCACAAATGAAATTGCCTTGTTACGCACATGTTCATGCGGTTCACCCACCATGCCTTGCAGTTCCTCAGCATCTGTAATCAACGGAATATTCAGCGCCTTCTTTTCCAAATCATTAACCCCATTTCCTCAATTCATCATGGTACTCTAGGACTTCACTCCATTATAACTGGCCCGGAAGCTCATTCCAATGCACACAAATGTCAAGAACACCCGCTCCTGATTGAGCGGGTGTTCTTGATTTGTTGATTATATTGATTATTCAGTGTATCCCATGCTGCTTACAAAACGACGGAAAGCCTGGCGTCCTGCTTCATCATATTTGTAGACACCTGCATGCTCCAGAATCTCGGCAAATTTCAAGCCGACTTCCTGTTGTACAATGGCAACGGCTTGTTCTTTGTCCAGCTTAGGACCAAACCGTTCAATCAATTCTTCCGCCCAGCCCAGATGTTTGTTCAACACATGATCAGAAGCTTTGGCCGCTTCAGCAAGCTTGGCATCTCCAGCGAGGATATCCGCGATACTGTCCAGTTCTTCTTTCAAACGACCTGGCAGAATGGCAAGTCCCATCACTTCGATCAGACCAATGTTCTCCTTTTTCAAATGGTGCATCTCACGGTGTGGATGGAAAATCCCTTCAGGATGCACATCATTCGTACGATTATTACGCAATACAAGATCCATCTCATACCCACCATCTGCACTGCGACGAACGATTGGTGTTACCGTATTGTGTGGCACTTGTTCCCCGTCCACTTCACTGAATGCTTCGATATCCACAGCAGAATCACTGTAGACCTTCCACGCTTCATATACGGCGTTACCCGCTTCAAGCAGCTCTGCAGGATCGTGTGAAGCCAGACGCATTACAGACATCGGCCATTTTACGAGACTCAGTGTAAGTCCAGGTGCATCCGCATGACGGAAGACCGCTTCTGGCTGTGCATTTTGAATGGCGAATGTATGACGTCCACCCTGGAAATGGTCATGTGTCAGAATTGATCCACCTACGATCGGCAAATCTGCATTAGATCCGATAAAATAATGCGGGTACTCCCCGACAAAGGCAAGCAGTCTGCGAAGCGTATCCTTCGTCAGCTTCATCGGCACATGATCATGATGGAAAATGATGCAGTGCTCGTTGTAGTACACATACGGCGAGTATTGGAACAACCAAGGTTCGCTGTTAAGTTCCAGCGGAATGACTCTCAGATTCTGGCGGGCCGGGTGATTCACCCGACCAGCGTAACCTACATTTTCACGACACAGCTGGCATTTAGGATATACCGGTGGCGGAAGCAATTTCGCCATGGCAATTTCCTTTGGACTTTTCTCCGGTTTTGACAAGTTAATGGTAAT
Proteins encoded in this region:
- a CDS encoding protease, whose protein sequence is METMYWGCLIGGAIFAVVSLVLGDLIDGLLDGAFEMPGLDFFKPVVLAGSITTFGGAGILLTRYSSLSAMSGLILSLLIGIAAAMLVFFAYIKPMRNSDVSIAFSMKELSGKIGEITIPVPEKGFGEVMIRFASGSTIQTASSFEHLPIAAGARVVVVDVVDGVLRVSEWDENVLKDL
- a CDS encoding iron-containing alcohol dehydrogenase: MRSFQFYNPTRLIFGKGQLEALKTEVPKYGKRVLLVYGGGSIKRSGLYDQVIGLLKEAGAEVTELAGVEPNPRLSTVHKGVDLCKTNNIDLILAVGGGSVLDCSKAIAVGAKYDGDMWDFAQRKAVAQDALPLGTVLTMAATGSEMNSGSVITNQDTQEKLGWGSAYSFPAFSILDPVNTYTVPLDQTVYGMVDMMSHVLEHYFHLDANTPVQLGFCETILRTVMEAAPRLVEDLENYELRETILYCGTMALNGVLNMGLAGDWATHNIEHAVSAVYDIPHGGGLAILFPHWMKHNLDVNEDRFKRLAINVFEVNPEGKSDRQIAEEGIDALSKFWTSIGAPNRLADYDIDDSQIDVMADKAMLFGPFGNFKKLQREDVVSIYKASL
- a CDS encoding MSMEG_1061 family FMN-dependent PPOX-type flavoprotein, which gives rise to MEKKALNIPLITDAEELQGMVGEPHEHVRNKAISFVDSHVQNFISMSPLFFLSTSDRDGNSDVSPRGDGAGFVKVYDTYRLVYPERPGNRRIDSLLNMLSNPGIGMLFLIPGMNEVLRINGTASITKDEEFIASMGWSGKTIGAAVIVDVEECFIHCPRAFKQAGLWASETWVDAEDLPSTSEMFRAHLEINGLL
- a CDS encoding UDP-glucose--hexose-1-phosphate uridylyltransferase: MSQTHIAAGATERTPEQQEALHAIERLVAFALQKQLIEEADWDYSRNLLLEQFGFSEPYAGELDTNVPDGPQAMLDTLIDYGFSIGLIPENSDTFRDLLDAKIMGHLMARPSEVVRAFRHTEQTEGIEAATSQFYDLSINSNYIRMDRISKNVYWTQDTAYGDMEITINLSKPEKSPKEIAMAKLLPPPVYPKCQLCRENVGYAGRVNHPARQNLRVIPLELNSEPWLFQYSPYVYYNEHCIIFHHDHVPMKLTKDTLRRLLAFVGEYPHYFIGSNADLPIVGGSILTHDHFQGGRHTFAIQNAQPEAVFRHADAPGLTLSLVKWPMSVMRLASHDPAELLEAGNAVYEAWKVYSDSAVDIEAFSEVDGEQVPHNTVTPIVRRSADGGYEMDLVLRNNRTNDVHPEGIFHPHREMHHLKKENIGLIEVMGLAILPGRLKEELDSIADILAGDAKLAEAAKASDHVLNKHLGWAEELIERFGPKLDKEQAVAIVQQEVGLKFAEILEHAGVYKYDEAGRQAFRRFVSSMGYTE